One window from the genome of Rhizobium sp. CIAT894 encodes:
- a CDS encoding conjugal transfer protein TraH — MGKEQFGKVYRVAKWYGPTNKEALPQVFDDAIIAWQTGYFEGRRCFAPRSLAKKSPPSRNRLGATPLTLKPEFLRMKPNSRRQPRLRQQMRTKLVFGSTCWELGATRDHKCLQICKVIVFPSH; from the coding sequence ATGGGCAAGGAGCAGTTTGGCAAGGTCTATCGGGTCGCCAAATGGTATGGCCCGACCAACAAAGAGGCGCTGCCGCAAGTGTTCGACGATGCAATCATCGCGTGGCAGACGGGCTATTTCGAGGGGCGGCGGTGTTTCGCGCCAAGGAGCCTGGCGAAGAAAAGCCCGCCGAGCCGGAACCGGCTCGGCGCGACGCCGCTTACACTCAAGCCGGAGTTTTTGAGAATGAAGCCGAATTCGCGGCGCCAGCCGAGGCTGCGGCAGCAGATGCGAACAAAGCTGGTATTCGGATCGACTTGTTGGGAATTGGGGGCAACCCGTGATCACAAGTGCTTGCAGATCTGCAAGGTGATTGTTTTTCCATCGCACTAG
- a CDS encoding transcriptional repressor TraM, which produces MNSQDSAVSDTCELRPVIGLTRGLATADLETLTINAIRLHRQLVEKADKLFQVLPDDYKAGTSTGGEQHLAYLEAMIEMHAQMSAVNTLVGVLGYIPKVSVN; this is translated from the coding sequence ATGAATTCGCAAGATTCAGCAGTGTCGGACACATGTGAACTGCGCCCGGTGATCGGGCTGACGCGCGGCCTCGCCACGGCGGACCTTGAAACTCTGACGATCAATGCCATCCGGCTGCACAGGCAGCTCGTTGAAAAGGCAGATAAACTGTTCCAGGTATTGCCGGATGACTACAAGGCCGGAACGTCCACTGGGGGCGAGCAGCATCTCGCATACCTCGAAGCCATGATCGAGATGCACGCACAGATGAGCGCGGTGAATACGTTGGTGGGGGTTCTGGGCTATATCCCGAAAGTTTCGGTCAACTGA